The DNA window GTTGATAATACTTTCGCGACTCCTATTAATTGTCGCCCGTTTGAGTGGGGAGCTGATATTGTTGTTCATTCTACAACCAAATACATGGACGGACATGCCACTTCTGTAGGAGGTGCCATTGTTGACAGCGGAAATTTCGACTGGGATGCAAATGCAGATAAGTTCCCGGGATTGACACAGCCGGATGATTCATACCACGGACTGACTTACACTAAAAGCTTTGGAAAGAATGCCTATATTACTAAAGCTACAGTACAACTTATGCGTGATTTAGGTTCAGTTCAGTCTCCATTTAATGCATTCTTACTTAACATCGGACTTGAAACTCTTCACTTAAGAGTTCCACAGCATTGCAAGAATGCTCAACAAGTTGCTGAGTACCTTGAACAAAACGATAAAGTAGCATGGGTTAATTACAGCGGACTTAAAAATAGCAAATATTATGATCTGGCACAAAAGTACTTACCAAACGGTTCTTGTGGGGTAATTGCGTTTGGATTGAAAGGCGGACGTGATGTTGCTATTAAATTTATGGATAGCCTTAAATTAGCTGCTATTGTAACTCACGTGGCCGATGCGCGCACATGCGTACTTCACCCGGCAAGTCACACTCACCGTCAGCTTAGTGATGAACAATTAATTGAGGCCGGAGTTGCGCCCGACTTAATTCGCTTCTCTGTAGGTATTGAAAATGCCGACGATATTATTGCAGATATTGAACAAGCATTAGGCCAATAATATATCAGTAAAAACAATAATTCCCCGAATCCAGAACGAAGTACACCCAAAAAGTTTTAAATCTAACTTATTGGGGGCACTTCAGTGGTTATCGGGGAATTGTTTTTTTCTACAGTATTCATTTAGGAAATGACAAAGACTTCCTATTTTCTTATCCAATCAAGTAGTTCCTGTTCTTTTTGCAATGCAAGTTTTTGAAAATCATCCGATTTCTTTGTCAGTTCAATCACAATTCCTTTACTTTTTGACGGAAGTATATTTTCCTTTGTTATAAGTAAAGAACCAAAAACGGCACTACGAGCTAGAGACATTGCAGCACAAACGTCGGTAATAGTCATTTTATCGGCTTGCTTAGCTACCTCAAAAATAAAATCCATCATCAGCACAGCCATCTCGGCCACGTCAAAAGGTCTCATGGCAGCAATTAAAATCGATTTCTGAATCTGTTCATCACGATCCTTTTTATCATCTTCAGTCTCTTCCGGCATTTTATATGCATTGGCAAGTTCCTGGTAAGCTTCTACATCACGATCCATACACTGTGTAAATTCCTCACGCAGGGCATTCATTCGTTCCGATATTTCTTCCATTTCGGATTTAGCAGCTTCATCTTCTTGCTTAGAGGCAATAAGATTAGCTATTTTTTCTGTTAGCGAAGCAGCCAAAGCAGCACTTAATGCTGATGCGCTACCTCCGGCTGGAACAGCATTCTTTCCCGCTGTCTTCTCCAAATATTCTTTTATTGTTAAGTCTGATAACATTATTCTTCCTTTTTATCTTGTTATTATACTGACGAAGATAAAAGATTCCGTAACAATGAGCAACTGTTTATAAAGATTTTAACTCTAAGGGCAAAAGAATTAAGAAAAGCTTTCTCATATTCTAAAAAAGGAAGTTACTTTGCAAATAATTACCATCCAAAATAGAAATTATGAAATTAAATATTCTTCTTTGCGACGCATTTACAGGACTTCTGCCTTCCTATATTGAATCTTATCCGTCCATGTTTTACACTTTATTTGATTCTGTTTCTACAAATATGGAATATAAAGTTTACGACATTCAGAAAGGAGAAATTCCTAATGAGATCCGCACGGACGAATTATACCTGATTCCGGGAAGCCGCGCCGGAGCTTATGAAGATAGTGCCTGGATAAAGGAACTAATAAATTTTATCCGAAAGGCTCACGCGGTCCGTGCAAAACTAGTCGGAGTTTGCTTTGGCCATCAGGTTATTGCACAGGCATTGGGTGGAGTGGTCGAAAAATCGGATAAAGGATGGGGAACCGGAATAAGAACTTCCCAGATAGTTTTACCCGAAGCAAAAAAGTTCTTTCCTGATGGATTTATGAATATGCATTATAATCACCACGATCAGGTTATGGAACTTCCAAAAGAAGCAACGCTGTTTGCCAGCAGCAATTTTTGCCCGAATGAAGGATTCATTGTAGGGAACCATATTCTTACTTTCCAAGGACACCCTGAGTATACAACAGATTATGGTCAACACGTAATTATGAACCGGGCAGAAGACGAGCCACAAGCAGTAAAGGAAGAAGCTTTGAAAAGCATTGAGACTTTATCGGCAATGGGAGAAAATGCCGCACGCTGGATGATTAGTCTTATTTAGGCTAATCTCCTTGAATCCGAATAGAAAATTCTTCCTTGGGAGTGTCAAAGCCACTTCTTTCTTCAAGATAAATTTCAAAGATAGCTTCCTTAGTTCTTACTCCTGATGAAGCCATAAGATTAACTTTATAGAGTACCCCTTCACCGGGTTTGATATTATCGATTATGAGCGGTGGCGAATAAATGAGATTTCGTGTACCTTTCAGTCCTTTAATTACAGGCTTTACATCGTATGCAGTCTGCCCTCCTTCATTATATATCTCAAAAATAAGGCGACAGTTTTCATTAGGTTCCACTATTCTGTTCCAGTTTTCATCCTGCAGACGAATATCGCGAATAACGAGATCCGGAGATGAATTAGATACAATAACCGTTTTCCGATCTGTTTCTTCCTGCTGCCTTGCTACAATACTTGCGCCAATCATGGCACCGGCAGCTGATCCTACAAATGATCCTAAATAAGACCCTCTATAACCGCCAATATTGTCTCCAATAATAGAACCAGCAATACTTCCAAGGGCTGCACCCGTTTGAGTAGCCACTATAGATCGAGATATCTGATCCATAGAACCACATCCTGATAAAAGGAGCGCACTAATCGAATAAATCAATAACTTCTTCATATTATTAATGTATTACTAATCATTAATAGCCTGAAACACATACAAAGATAAGCATTTATTGCATCAATGTTTAGGCAAAACATGGTTATATACTTATTTAACAGATTAGGCAAAAATAGAATTAAGTGTACATCTTTTATATATTATCTGTAGGCTATATCATATTTAGCTGTACTGCTTTCTAAAAAGACATAGTTAAATAACTGCTTAACAGTGGCGTTAAAAGTCATAAACAAAAAAGAAGCATGAACTTTATTTTCTCTACCTTTGCATCAATAAGAATTATTAAGGCAAACAGAATGAGCAATTTAGAAAAGATAAGCAATACGTATAAGCAGATTATAGAAGAAACTCAAGGCAAACTTACCGAAGTTAAAAAGAAAATCTATCGCATCAGTACAATACGGGTACTTCTGTTTATTGCCGGAGTTACAGGAATTATTTATTTCTTTTCGGCCGGATGGCTTGCTATCTGCGGTGTTATAGCATGCACTTTTGTTCCTTTCCTGGCATTAGTTAAGCACCACAACCGCCTATTCTACAAAAAAGATTATCTGGAAAAGAAGATAGAGGTTAATCAACAAGAGCTTTCAGCTATTGATTATAATTTCTCGGCATTCGATGATGGAAAAGAATTTATCAATCCTGCTCACTTATATTCTTATGATCTGGACCTGTTCGGAAACAACTCATTATTCCAGTACATAAACCGTACATCGACTTTATTCGGCAAGAATCTTCTGGCAGATTGGTTTAACAATCACCTGAAAAACAAAGATCAAATTGAAAGCCGTCAGGAAGCTGTACGCGAATTAGCTCCTGAACTAAAATTTCGTCAACGATTTCGTATCTTAGGTTTGCTGTATAAAGGAGATATTTCCGACGGAGAAAAAATAAAAGAGTGGGCCGAAAGCAAAAGTCTATTTAAAGAGAATCGCCTTTTTAGAGCACTAACCTATATTGTTCCTGCTGTCAACTTCATTATTCTTGCTCTTGCAATAGCAGGTATCGTATCTTTCAATATACTGGGCGCTTCTTTTGTCTTTTTTGTTATTTGCAGTATGCGGCTTTCCAACCGTATTACAAAGGTACAGATTTCGTATGGAAAGAGACTTCAGATTCTGACTACCTATGCCGGACTGATTGAGATGATAGAGAAGCTTGAAACAAAAAGTGAGGCATTGCAAGAAGTACAGCAGATGCTTGGAAAGAATGAGAAATCGGCTTCAGTTGCCGTTAATCAGTTGGCAAAACTAATGAATGCGCTCGACCAACGAAATAATATTCTGGTAACTGCACTGCTTAATGGATTTCTTTTCTGGGAGCTTCGTCAGATTATCAAAATTGAATCTTGGAAAGAGGAGCATGCAGATAAACTTCCGGTGTGGCTGAAAGCTGTTGGAGAGATAGATGCTCTTTGTTCGCTATCTACTTTTGCTTATAATCACCCCGGATATAACTACCCGATCATTAACAATAAACCATTTGCTCTTAAGGTTACAGAAATGGGACATCCATTAATGAACCGAAGTAAATGTATAAAGAATGATGTTGATATTCCCAAACGCCCATATTTTGTTATTATTACCGGAGCAAATATGGCAGGAAAAAGTACCTATCTACGCACAATCGGTGTGAATTATCTTTTAGCTTGCATTGGGTCGCCAGTATGCGCTCGTGAGATGGAAATATATCCGGCTCAACTAATCACCAGTCTGAGAACGACCGATTCACTTACTGATAATGAATCATATTTCTTTGCCGAGCTAAAACGCCTAAAACTTATTATTGATAAACTTGAAAACAAAGAGGAATTATTCATTATTCTGGATGAAATTCTAAAGGGAACAAATTCAATGGACAAGCAAAAAGGTTCGTTTGCACTGATTAAACAGTTTATGTCACTCAATGCCAATGGAATTATTGCTACTCACGATTTGTTGTTGGGCTCATTAATCGATCATTATCCAGAAGACATTAGCAACTATTGCTTTGAAGCGGAGGTGAAAGATAATGAGCTAAACTTTTCGTATCTGCTAAAAGACGGTGTAGCTCAAAACATGAATGCTTGTTTCTTAATGAAGAAAATGGGGATAGCAGTTATTGATAGCTAACCCCAGGTTATAAGTTATTGTACGTATCTCAATTTACATCTTACAACTGCACACGTAGTTTTCAGAACTACTAAGTCTCACGTAATTTATAGTCCATCGCCTCTCCGGTATGCACTTTTGCCCCAGATTCTAATCTGCTAAGTAAGTGCAATAGCCATCACTCATGCTGAATAATAGAAACACCTATATGGATTACTATTCATGCTATTTATACTTATCACAATTTATTTAAGAAGGCAGAAATCTCTCCGGCTTTCTCTCCGTGGAAATAAGTAATTGGAGTATTGACAGTAAATTTGTATAAAGAGAACTGAAATAGCTGAAGCGCTACAAATTTATCATCTTCTGATTTAAGAATATCAAGCCTGACACTTCCTTTCTCGTTAGATTGAACTGTTCCCGTAAAGACTCCGGACTTAATCATTTTTTCCAGTTTATTCAATTCGCCAATCTCAAAGAACAGAGATTCTTTTATTACTTTGCTTCCGGTAGGCCCATAAACCATTGCTTTCGATTTCCAAAACAAGATATATATACCAATAAGAAGAAAACAACCTGCAAGAAACAAAAGTGTAAGCGTTATAGCAGCTGCAACTCTGTCTAACTGGTTATAAACGATTAAAAAAACAGCACTTAACAATATTAATAAAACAGCCAGAAACGTACTTGTTATATTAGTACGTCGTTCAACATCCTGATGACTGGATTCAAAAAGGTGTTTCTCAATTAATTTTTTCTCCATAGTATTCAAAGGTTATATTTTATATTAATCAAAAATAAACTGGCAACTAAACGTAGCAATCAAAATATAATCCAAATAATTTAAGGCTTTCCACAAAGATAAATAATAATTTGAGACAAACAAGTTATTGAAGAAAAAAGGAATAATTCAGAATAGTTTTAAGCTTAAACAAATAAACGGTAAAACAATACATGAGTGAATCAGAATAAAAACAAACAGATAAAATTACTAAAACACAATGCAAAAACATTATGCAGAAAGTTTTTAGAGTTTAGTGTAGAAATAGCTATTGTTTCCTGCAAATTAGCAAATCATTATAGAGAAAGCATTTAGAGCCGCATTAATAGACGTAAGAGATATATAACGATGGACACCATCTTATAATAGATAGCGATACTCCTCGTATTATTAGACTTAAGAAATATATAACTCTTTATATTTAGACTACATTATATTATTGTTTAAAATATAAACTCAAGAAGTTTCAGGAATAAGCAAAAATATAGAATATAACTATAATATTGAAAGCCAATAAGAAGTATAGACAACAAAAAAGGGAACATCTTATTAATAAGACATTCCCTTATATGAATATATTGGTGTATATTATTCAGCTTTTGCTTCTTCAGCAGGAGCAACTTCAACTGGAGCTTCAACAGCAGCAGAGTCAGCAGCTTTCTTAGAACGACGAGTACGAGTAGCTTTCTTAGCAACTTTTTCCTTCGCCATATTTTCGTTGTAATCAACTAGTTCAATAAAACACATTTCTGCGTTATCACCTAAACGGTGACCAGTTTTGATAATACGAGTATAACCACCCGGACGATCAGCAATCTTCACAGAGATTTCTTTGAACAATTCTGTTACAGCAATTTTATCCTGTAAGTTACTAAAAACAACACGACGAGAATTTGTAGTATCATCCTTAGACTTAGTAATTAAAGGCTCAACGAATTTCTTCAAAGCTTTTGCCTTTGCAAGAGTCGTAGTGATTCTTTTGTGCGTAATCAAAGAGCACGCCATGTTAGATAACATAGCACCTCTATGAGAAGCCGTACGACCTAAATGATTGAATTTCTTATTATGTCTCATTTTTTAATCTTTATCTAATTTATATTTAGAAATATCGGTTCCAAACGACAGATTCAGACTTTCGAGCAAATCATCAAGCTCCGTAAGCGATTTCTTACCAAAGTTTCTGAACTTAAGAAGATCAGTCTTATTGAACACAACAAGATCTCCCAATGTTTCAACATCAGCAGCCTTCAAGCAGTTAAGAGCACGAACTGACAAGTCCATGTCAACAAGCTTAGTTTTCAATAATTGACGCATGTGCAATACTTCTTCATCAAATTCTTCATTACCGTCAACATCTGTATTTTCAAGAGTAATCTTT is part of the uncultured Bacteroides sp. genome and encodes:
- a CDS encoding cyclodeaminase/cyclohydrolase family protein, with amino-acid sequence MLSDLTIKEYLEKTAGKNAVPAGGSASALSAALAASLTEKIANLIASKQEDEAAKSEMEEISERMNALREEFTQCMDRDVEAYQELANAYKMPEETEDDKKDRDEQIQKSILIAAMRPFDVAEMAVLMMDFIFEVAKQADKMTITDVCAAMSLARSAVFGSLLITKENILPSKSKGIVIELTKKSDDFQKLALQKEQELLDWIRK
- a CDS encoding glycine zipper domain-containing protein; this translates as MKKLLIYSISALLLSGCGSMDQISRSIVATQTGAALGSIAGSIIGDNIGGYRGSYLGSFVGSAAGAMIGASIVARQQEETDRKTVIVSNSSPDLVIRDIRLQDENWNRIVEPNENCRLIFEIYNEGGQTAYDVKPVIKGLKGTRNLIYSPPLIIDNIKPGEGVLYKVNLMASSGVRTKEAIFEIYLEERSGFDTPKEEFSIRIQGD
- a CDS encoding O-acetylhomoserine aminocarboxypropyltransferase/cysteine synthase family protein, with amino-acid sequence MTKKLKPETICVQAGWEPKKGEPRVLPIYQSTTFRYETSDQMARLFDLEESGYFYTRLQNPTNDSVATKIAALEGGVAAMLTSSGQSANFYAIFNICSAGDHIVSASTIYGGTFNLFGVTLKKLGIEVTFVDPDGSEEEISKAFQPNTKALFGETISNPGLNVLDIEKFARIAHSNGVPLIVDNTFATPINCRPFEWGADIVVHSTTKYMDGHATSVGGAIVDSGNFDWDANADKFPGLTQPDDSYHGLTYTKSFGKNAYITKATVQLMRDLGSVQSPFNAFLLNIGLETLHLRVPQHCKNAQQVAEYLEQNDKVAWVNYSGLKNSKYYDLAQKYLPNGSCGVIAFGLKGGRDVAIKFMDSLKLAAIVTHVADARTCVLHPASHTHRQLSDEQLIEAGVAPDLIRFSVGIENADDIIADIEQALGQ
- the rplQ gene encoding 50S ribosomal protein L17; this translates as MRHNKKFNHLGRTASHRGAMLSNMACSLITHKRITTTLAKAKALKKFVEPLITKSKDDTTNSRRVVFSNLQDKIAVTELFKEISVKIADRPGGYTRIIKTGHRLGDNAEMCFIELVDYNENMAKEKVAKKATRTRRSKKAADSAAVEAPVEVAPAEEAKAE
- a CDS encoding type 1 glutamine amidotransferase, with product MKLNILLCDAFTGLLPSYIESYPSMFYTLFDSVSTNMEYKVYDIQKGEIPNEIRTDELYLIPGSRAGAYEDSAWIKELINFIRKAHAVRAKLVGVCFGHQVIAQALGGVVEKSDKGWGTGIRTSQIVLPEAKKFFPDGFMNMHYNHHDQVMELPKEATLFASSNFCPNEGFIVGNHILTFQGHPEYTTDYGQHVIMNRAEDEPQAVKEEALKSIETLSAMGENAARWMISLI